The following coding sequences lie in one Miscanthus floridulus cultivar M001 chromosome 9, ASM1932011v1, whole genome shotgun sequence genomic window:
- the LOC136483820 gene encoding GDP-mannose 3,5-epimerase 2 has translation MALNKEYTYAELEKEPYWPFEKLRISITGAGGFIASHIARRLKSEGHYIIASDWKKNEHMSEDMFCHEFHLVDLRVMDNCLKVTTGVDHVFNLAADMGGMGFIQSNHSVIMYNNTMISFNMLEAARINGVKRFFYASSACIYPEFKQLETVVSLKESDAWPAEPQDAYGLEKLATEELCKHYTKDFGIECRVGRFHNIYGPFGTWKGGREKAPAAFCRKALTSTGRFEMWGDGLQTRSFTFIDECVEGVLRLTKSDFREPVNIGSDEMVSMNEMAEIVLSFENKQLPIHHIPGPEGVRGRNSDNTLIKEKLGWAPTMRLKDGLRITYFWIKEQLEKEKAEGMDLSVYGSSKVVQTQAPVQLGSLRAADGKE, from the exons ATGGCACTCAACAAGGAGTACACATACGCGGAGCTGGAGAAGGAGCCGTACTGGCCGTTTGAGAAGCTGAGGATCTCCATCACTGGTGCTGGCGGGTTCATTGCCTCCCACATCGCGCGCCGCCTCAAGAGTGAGGGCCATTACATCATCGCATCTGACTGGAAGAAGAACGAGCACATGTCCGAGGACATGTTCTGCCACGAGTTCCACCTCGTGGACCTGAGGGTGATGGACAACTGCCTCAAGGTCACCACGGGGGTTGACCATGTGTTCAACCTCGCGGCTGATATGGGTGGGATGGGCTTCATCCAGTCCAACCACTCTGTGATCATGTACAACAACACCATGATCAGCTTTAACATGCTTGAGGCTGCTAGAATTAACGGTGTCAAGAG GTTCTTTTATGCATCAAGTGCCTGCATCTACCCTGAATTTAAGCAGTTGGAAACTGTAGTTAGCTTAAAGGAGTCAGATGCTTGGCCTGCTGAG CCTCAAGATGCCTATGGCTTGGAAAAACTTGCTACTGAGGAACTGTGCAAGCACTATACAAAGGATTTTGGCATTGAGTGCCGGGTCGGTCGCTTTCACAACATATATGGTCCCTTTGGAACATGGAAAG GTGGAAGGGAGAAGGCGCCTGCTGCTTTCTGCAGGAAGGCTTTAACCTCCACTGGGCGCTTTGAGATGTGGGGCGATGGCCTGCAAACCAGATCCTTCACATTTATTGATGAATGTGTTGAAGGTGTCCTTAG GTTAACAAAGTCTGATTTCCGTGAGCCTGTAAACATTGGAAGTGACGAAATGGTCAGCATGAACGAGATGGCTGAAATAGTCCTGAGCTTTGAGAACAAGCAGCTGCCCATCCACCACATTCCCGGGCCAGAGGGTGTGCGTGGGCGCAACTCAGACAACACACTCATTAAGGAGAAGCTTGGCTGGGCTCCGACTATGAGGCTGAAG GACGGGCTGAGGATCACTTACTTCTGGATCAAGGAGCAGCTTGAGAAGGAGAAGGCGGAGGGCATGGATCTGTCGGTCTACGGATCATCCAAGGTCGTGCAGACACAGGCCCCGGTTCAGCTCGGCTCCCTCCGCGCCGCAGATGGCAAGGAGTGA
- the LOC136482210 gene encoding probable histone H2A variant 3 codes for MAGKGGKGLIAAKIAAGMDKDKKAPITRSARAGLQFPVGRIHRQLKERSQPNGRVGATAAVYAAAILEYLTAEVLELAGNACKDLKMKRISPRHLQLAIRGDEELDTLIKGTIAGGGVIPHIHKSLINKGVKE; via the exons ATGGCCGGGAAGGGAGGGAAGGGGCTCATCGCCGCGAAGATAGCGGCCGGCATGGACAAGGATAAGAAGGCGCCGATCACCCGCTCCGCGCGCGCCGGCCTCCAG TTCCCTGTCGGACGCATCCACCGCCAGCTGAAAGAAAGGTCACAGCCCAATGGGCGGGTGGGAGCAACAGCGGCCGTGTACGCGGCAGCCATCCTGGAGTACCTGACAGCAGAGGTCCTGGAGCTGGCTGGGAACGCGTGCAAGGACCTCAAGATGAAGCGCATCAGCCCCCGGCACCTGCAGCTGGCGATCCGCGGGGATGAGGAGCTGGACACCCTGATCAAGGGCAccatcgccggcggcggcgtcatCCCCCACATCCACAAGTCCCTCATCAACAAGGGTGTCAAGGAATGA